From a region of the Geothrix sp. 21YS21S-2 genome:
- the ssnA gene encoding putative aminohydrolase SsnA: MRILIHGGTVITFGSPCRVLEGQAVLLEDGRIARIAPKEDITGPFDRTLDATGKVVMPGLVNAHMHFYSTLVRGLGKAAPSANFQEVLDNLWWRLDRKLSLDDVDVSAEVVLADAVRKGTTTLVDHHASPFAATGSLDRIAGAVRRSGVRACLCYEVSDRDGQAVTDAGLEENAAFARRCAAEKDPHLRALFGLHAAFTLSDATLDRAAALGREVGVGFHVHVAEAASDVKFNLEHHGQTSVARLAAHGLLGRGSIAAHCVHANEADQELLAATDTFVAHNPQSNLNNAVGIADVLGLVRRGVRVGLGTDAMTVNMLEEIRVAMWAQHLRQDNPTCAFMEIAGTLFTRNPELATQLWGFPLGTLEEGAAADVILVDYHAPTPLDGNTVLGHLIFGISQATVDTTICAGRILMEGKVLTNGLDEAALAARSRELAVKLWERF, encoded by the coding sequence ATGCGAATCCTCATCCACGGCGGAACCGTCATCACCTTCGGGAGCCCCTGCCGGGTCCTGGAAGGCCAGGCGGTGCTCCTCGAAGACGGGCGCATCGCCCGCATCGCCCCCAAGGAAGACATCACCGGCCCCTTCGACCGCACCCTGGACGCCACCGGCAAGGTCGTCATGCCCGGCCTGGTGAACGCCCACATGCACTTCTACTCCACCCTCGTGCGCGGCCTGGGCAAGGCCGCCCCCAGCGCCAACTTCCAGGAGGTGCTGGACAACCTCTGGTGGCGCCTGGACCGAAAGCTCAGCCTCGACGACGTGGACGTAAGCGCCGAGGTGGTGCTCGCCGACGCCGTGCGCAAGGGCACCACCACCCTGGTGGACCACCACGCCAGCCCCTTCGCGGCGACCGGCTCCCTGGACCGCATCGCCGGGGCGGTGCGCCGAAGCGGCGTTCGCGCCTGCCTCTGCTACGAGGTTTCCGACCGGGACGGCCAGGCCGTCACCGACGCGGGCCTCGAGGAGAACGCGGCCTTCGCCAGGCGCTGCGCCGCCGAGAAGGATCCCCACCTGCGCGCCCTCTTCGGGCTCCACGCCGCCTTCACCCTCTCCGACGCCACCCTGGACCGCGCCGCCGCGCTGGGCCGCGAGGTGGGCGTGGGCTTCCACGTTCATGTGGCCGAGGCCGCCTCGGACGTTAAGTTCAACCTCGAGCACCACGGCCAGACCTCCGTGGCGCGCCTGGCCGCCCACGGCCTTCTCGGCAGGGGCAGCATCGCCGCCCACTGCGTCCACGCCAACGAGGCCGACCAGGAGCTCCTGGCCGCAACGGACACCTTCGTGGCCCACAACCCCCAGTCCAACCTCAACAACGCCGTCGGCATCGCCGACGTCCTGGGCCTGGTGCGCCGGGGCGTGCGCGTGGGCCTGGGCACGGACGCCATGACCGTCAACATGCTGGAGGAGATCCGCGTGGCCATGTGGGCCCAGCACCTGCGCCAGGACAACCCCACCTGCGCCTTCATGGAGATCGCCGGCACGCTCTTCACCCGCAACCCCGAACTGGCGACGCAGCTGTGGGGCTTCCCCCTGGGCACCCTGGAGGAGGGGGCCGCCGCGGACGTCATCCTGGTGGACTACCACGCCCCCACGCCCCTGGACGGAAACACGGTCCTGGGCCACCTGATCTTCGGCATCTCCCAGGCGACGGTGGACACCACCATCTGCGCGGGCCGGATCCTCATGGAGGGCAAGGTCCTGACCAACGGCCTGGACGAGGCGGCCCTGGCCGCGCGCAGCCGGGAACTGGCCGTGAAGCTCTGGGAGCGGTTCTAG
- a CDS encoding pyridoxal-phosphate dependent enzyme, translated as MSRIVKTYNEEVVKRTAKRCKDRGIIIPTFAQMRHPETAPESVKARLKNVGLWDVDPANLFRITWKNDHETGLFGGPNHLEIPREITGVKARIIGLVGKYFPTGAHKVGAAFACLVPRLVSGEFDPDKHKAVWPSTGNYCRGGAFDSAVLGCTAIAILPENMSQERFTWLAEIGSEVIATPGCESNVKEIYDKCWELKNDPKHVIFNQFEEFGNPVWHYNVTGPAMEDIFNAIKTPSTRLAGYASATGSAGTIAAGDYLKSLHPGAKVIATEAWQCPTLLMNGFGDHRIEGIGDKHVPWVHNVRNTDAVAAIDDEDCMRILRLFNEPEGQKHLAGLGISQDVIKKLGLLGISGVCNMLAAIKAAKYWELDENDVIFTIFTDSVEMYRSRLEEQTTEHGAFTAVDAATTMIGSLERQGVDHFKELTYPEKKAIHNLKYYTWVEQQGKTYEEICAQWDPEYWRQLFTEEAAAFDKLIEKFNQEVARS; from the coding sequence ATGTCAAGAATCGTCAAGACCTACAACGAAGAAGTCGTCAAGCGCACAGCCAAGCGCTGCAAGGACCGGGGCATCATCATCCCGACCTTCGCCCAGATGCGCCACCCCGAGACCGCCCCCGAGTCCGTCAAGGCCCGCCTCAAGAATGTGGGCCTGTGGGACGTGGATCCCGCCAACCTCTTCCGCATCACCTGGAAGAACGACCATGAGACCGGGCTCTTCGGCGGCCCCAACCACCTGGAGATCCCCCGGGAGATCACCGGCGTCAAGGCCCGCATCATCGGCCTGGTCGGCAAGTACTTCCCCACCGGCGCCCACAAGGTCGGCGCGGCCTTCGCCTGCCTCGTGCCCCGGCTCGTGAGCGGCGAGTTCGACCCCGACAAGCACAAGGCCGTGTGGCCCTCCACGGGCAACTACTGCCGCGGCGGCGCCTTCGACTCCGCCGTGCTGGGCTGCACCGCCATCGCCATCCTGCCCGAGAACATGAGCCAGGAGCGCTTCACCTGGCTGGCCGAGATCGGCTCCGAAGTCATCGCGACCCCCGGCTGCGAGAGCAACGTCAAGGAGATCTACGACAAGTGCTGGGAGCTGAAGAACGATCCCAAGCACGTGATCTTCAACCAGTTCGAGGAATTCGGCAATCCCGTGTGGCACTACAACGTCACGGGCCCGGCCATGGAAGACATCTTCAACGCCATCAAGACCCCCAGCACCCGCCTGGCCGGCTACGCCAGCGCCACCGGCAGCGCCGGCACCATCGCGGCGGGCGACTACCTCAAGTCCCTCCACCCCGGCGCCAAGGTCATCGCCACGGAAGCCTGGCAGTGCCCCACGCTGCTCATGAACGGCTTCGGCGACCACCGCATCGAGGGCATCGGCGACAAGCACGTGCCCTGGGTCCACAACGTCCGCAACACGGACGCCGTCGCGGCCATCGACGACGAGGACTGCATGCGCATCCTCCGGCTCTTCAACGAGCCCGAGGGCCAGAAGCACCTGGCCGGCCTGGGCATCAGCCAGGACGTCATCAAGAAGCTGGGCCTCCTGGGCATCAGCGGCGTCTGCAACATGCTGGCCGCGATCAAGGCCGCCAAGTACTGGGAGCTGGACGAGAACGACGTGATCTTCACGATCTTCACGGACAGCGTGGAGATGTACCGCTCCCGCCTGGAGGAGCAGACCACGGAGCACGGCGCCTTCACGGCCGTCGACGCCGCCACCACGATGATCGGCAGCCTCGAGCGCCAGGGCGTGGACCACTTCAAGGAGCTCACCTACCCCGAGAAGAAGGCCATCCACAACCTGAAGTACTACACCTGGGTCGAGCAGCAGGGCAAGACCTACGAGGAGATCTGCGCGCAGTGGGATCCCGAGTACTGGCGCCAGCTCTTCACGGAGGAGGCCGCGGCCTTCGACAAGCTCATCGAGAAGTTCAACCAGGAAGTGGCCCGGTCCTAG
- the ygeW gene encoding knotted carbamoyltransferase YgeW codes for MTTTPTITENLRAFQGLKTDLFHKDFLLTWEHPEEEIRAIVTLADTLKQLHKAGHSYKAFDTGLAISIFRDNSTRTRFSFASAANAMGLGLSDLDEQKSQVAHGETVRETANMISFLTEVIGIRDDMFLGEGHTYMKEVGDALTDGTERGVLHRRPSIVNLQCDIDHPTQSLADLAWLRQHFGSLEALKGKKIAMTWAYSPSYGKPLSVPQGIIGLMSRFGMDVRLAHPEGYGLISDVVDLSGRQAAKSGGKFTVTNSMEEAFDGADIVYPKSWAPYHVMERRTEMLKVSDKEGLRELEKECLANNAKYTNWECTRKMMDRTADKKALYMHCLPADITDVSCKAGEVSAEVFEQYRIPTYQEAAYKPFIISALMFLTRLKDPGAKLEQIVNRAQALHL; via the coding sequence ATGACCACGACCCCCACCATCACCGAGAACCTGCGCGCCTTCCAGGGCCTGAAGACGGATCTGTTCCACAAGGACTTCCTCCTCACCTGGGAGCATCCCGAGGAGGAGATCCGGGCCATCGTCACCCTGGCCGACACCCTCAAGCAGCTGCACAAGGCCGGCCACTCCTACAAGGCCTTCGACACGGGCCTGGCCATCTCCATCTTCCGCGACAACTCCACCCGCACCCGCTTCAGCTTCGCCAGCGCCGCCAACGCCATGGGCCTGGGCCTGTCGGACCTGGACGAGCAGAAGAGCCAGGTCGCCCACGGCGAGACCGTGCGCGAGACCGCCAACATGATCAGCTTCCTGACGGAAGTCATCGGCATCCGCGACGACATGTTCCTGGGCGAGGGCCACACCTACATGAAGGAGGTGGGCGACGCCCTCACGGACGGCACCGAGCGCGGCGTGCTCCACCGCCGCCCCAGCATCGTCAACCTCCAGTGCGACATCGACCACCCCACCCAGTCCCTGGCCGACCTGGCCTGGCTGCGCCAGCACTTCGGCAGCCTCGAAGCCCTCAAGGGCAAGAAGATCGCCATGACCTGGGCCTACTCCCCCAGCTACGGCAAGCCCCTGTCCGTGCCCCAGGGCATCATCGGCCTCATGAGCCGCTTCGGCATGGACGTGCGCCTGGCCCACCCCGAGGGCTACGGCCTCATTTCCGACGTGGTCGACCTCTCCGGCAGGCAGGCCGCGAAGTCCGGCGGCAAGTTCACCGTCACCAACAGCATGGAAGAGGCCTTCGACGGCGCCGACATCGTCTACCCCAAGAGCTGGGCCCCCTACCACGTCATGGAGCGCCGCACCGAGATGCTCAAGGTCTCCGACAAGGAAGGCCTGCGCGAGCTCGAGAAGGAGTGCCTGGCCAACAACGCCAAGTACACCAACTGGGAGTGCACGCGCAAGATGATGGACCGCACCGCGGACAAGAAGGCCCTCTACATGCACTGCCTGCCCGCCGACATCACCGACGTGAGCTGCAAGGCCGGCGAAGTCTCCGCCGAGGTCTTCGAGCAGTACCGCATCCCCACCTACCAGGAAGCCGCCTACAAGCCCTTCATCATCAGCGCCCTCATGTTCCTCACGCGCCTGAAGGATCCCGGAGCCAAGCTCGAGCAGATCGTCAACCGGGCCCAGGCCCTCCACCTGTAG
- a CDS encoding amidohydrolase family protein, protein MKLAIRNGRVAQGDTLVKADVLVEDGLVRTVGQVGPADRDIDASGCYVLPGFMDFHTHVDDHIGRFYLADSYETATREAVLNGITTLCTFVTQAEGQSLRQAMVAARAKALDHCHGDVLWHLTPTTFAHGDMRFLAALLEAGYRTIKLYTTYRPAGLYVSYQGLGDLFERLAPLGATFMVHCEDDDIIAHVEPSALDLSRAHSHTRLRSEEAEVVAIRRVTELALAKGASLHVVHVSTLEGAREIVRAKAEGDVSMETCPQYLYLDDTFLDRPDGHHWLCSPPLRGHREEFRALAREGAFDMIATDHCAFRPEDKDSWNGKDLRQVPNGMPGLGALPHVTWKIWEDDPDRSALGLATHLALNPALRAGVADRKGAILPGMDADIVVLDPDGPERPVRSTGVPTFEPFPGFTTKLHFRSVLLRGVPRVQDGRLLEPDRPMGVPLQPDPETLPFT, encoded by the coding sequence ATGAAGCTCGCCATCCGCAACGGCCGCGTGGCCCAGGGCGACACCCTCGTGAAGGCCGACGTCCTCGTGGAGGACGGCCTTGTCAGGACCGTCGGCCAGGTGGGCCCCGCCGACCGGGACATCGACGCCTCGGGCTGCTACGTCCTGCCCGGCTTCATGGACTTCCACACCCACGTGGACGACCACATCGGCCGCTTCTACCTGGCCGACAGCTACGAGACCGCCACCCGGGAGGCGGTCCTGAACGGGATCACCACCCTCTGCACCTTCGTGACCCAGGCCGAGGGCCAGAGCCTGCGCCAGGCCATGGTGGCCGCCCGGGCCAAGGCCCTGGACCATTGCCACGGGGACGTGCTCTGGCACCTCACCCCCACCACCTTCGCGCACGGCGACATGCGTTTCCTGGCGGCCCTTCTGGAGGCCGGGTACCGCACCATCAAGCTCTACACCACGTACCGGCCCGCGGGGCTCTACGTGAGCTACCAGGGCCTCGGGGACCTCTTCGAGCGCCTGGCCCCGCTGGGCGCGACCTTCATGGTGCACTGCGAGGACGACGACATCATCGCCCACGTGGAACCCTCGGCCCTGGACCTCTCCAGGGCCCACAGCCACACGCGGCTGCGCTCCGAGGAGGCCGAGGTGGTGGCCATCCGCCGGGTGACGGAACTGGCCCTGGCCAAGGGCGCCTCCCTCCACGTCGTGCACGTCTCCACCCTGGAAGGCGCCCGGGAAATCGTCCGGGCCAAGGCCGAGGGCGACGTCTCCATGGAGACCTGCCCCCAGTACCTCTACCTGGACGACACCTTCCTGGACCGCCCCGACGGCCACCACTGGCTCTGCTCGCCGCCCCTGCGCGGCCACCGGGAGGAATTCCGCGCCCTGGCCCGGGAGGGCGCCTTCGACATGATCGCCACGGACCACTGCGCCTTCCGGCCCGAGGACAAGGACAGCTGGAACGGCAAGGACCTGCGGCAGGTCCCCAACGGCATGCCCGGCCTGGGCGCCCTGCCCCACGTCACCTGGAAGATCTGGGAGGATGATCCCGACCGCTCCGCCCTGGGCCTGGCCACGCACCTCGCCCTCAACCCCGCCCTCCGGGCGGGGGTCGCGGACCGCAAGGGGGCCATCCTGCCCGGCATGGACGCCGACATCGTGGTTCTCGATCCGGACGGTCCCGAGCGTCCCGTGCGCTCCACCGGCGTCCCCACCTTCGAACCGTTCCCCGGCTTCACCACGAAGCTCCATTTCCGCTCAGTGCTGCTCCGGGGCGTCCCCCGGGTCCAGGATGGGCGGCTCCTGGAACCGGACCGCCCCATGGGGGTCCCCCTCCAACCCGATCCCGAAACGCTTCCCTTCACCTGA
- the thrC gene encoding threonine synthase codes for MTPFCYRCTDCGRTYSRDEVRYLCPECGKSYRPGIPLAGVLEAVFDYDAIAAAFSQDRPDWNLFCPVETEFHPPLPVGNTPMARVGSLGAELGLGELWVKNDGLNPSGSLKDRASFLVVAEARRLGIDLIVAASTGNAASALAAVCASSGTRALIFVPEKAPKAKLVQMVLYGATVIPVKGTYDDAFRLSLEYTDKRAGLNRNTAYHPLTIEGKKTAGLEIWAQAGFLVPDAIFVSVGDGVIIGGVHKAFVDLKRAGLIDRLPRLIGVQAESSDAIHRYVETGVYSDAANPTTRADSISVTCPSNAHGARRAILESGGLTLTVTDDEILTAQAAMAARTGIFTEPAGATAYAGLVKLQASAKALASGARAVILATGNGLKDVEAPLSRISIPPAIEPRLESVPR; via the coding sequence ATGACTCCTTTCTGCTACCGGTGCACGGACTGCGGCCGCACGTATTCCCGCGACGAGGTCCGCTACCTGTGCCCTGAATGCGGGAAGTCCTACCGTCCCGGCATCCCCCTCGCGGGTGTGCTGGAGGCGGTCTTCGACTACGACGCCATCGCCGCGGCCTTCAGCCAGGACCGCCCCGACTGGAACCTCTTCTGCCCCGTGGAGACGGAGTTCCATCCGCCCCTGCCCGTGGGCAACACCCCCATGGCCCGCGTGGGGAGCCTCGGCGCCGAGCTGGGCCTGGGGGAACTCTGGGTCAAGAACGACGGCCTCAACCCCTCCGGCAGCCTCAAGGACCGCGCGTCCTTCCTGGTGGTCGCCGAGGCCCGGCGGCTGGGGATCGACCTCATCGTCGCCGCCTCGACCGGCAACGCCGCCTCGGCGCTGGCCGCGGTGTGCGCCTCCAGCGGCACCAGGGCCCTCATCTTCGTTCCCGAGAAGGCCCCCAAGGCCAAGCTGGTGCAGATGGTCCTCTACGGGGCGACCGTCATCCCCGTCAAGGGCACCTACGACGACGCCTTCCGCCTCTCCCTGGAATACACCGACAAGCGCGCCGGCCTGAACCGCAACACCGCCTACCACCCGCTGACCATCGAGGGCAAGAAGACCGCGGGCCTGGAGATCTGGGCCCAGGCCGGCTTCCTGGTCCCCGACGCGATCTTCGTGTCCGTGGGCGACGGGGTCATCATCGGCGGCGTGCACAAGGCCTTCGTGGACCTCAAGCGGGCCGGGCTCATCGACCGCCTCCCGCGCCTCATCGGCGTGCAGGCCGAGTCCTCCGACGCCATCCACCGGTACGTGGAGACCGGCGTCTATTCCGACGCCGCCAACCCCACCACCCGGGCCGATTCCATCTCGGTGACCTGCCCCAGCAACGCCCACGGGGCGCGCCGGGCCATCCTGGAGAGCGGCGGCCTCACCCTCACCGTCACCGACGACGAGATCCTCACCGCCCAGGCCGCCATGGCCGCCCGCACCGGGATCTTCACGGAGCCCGCCGGCGCCACGGCCTACGCCGGGCTGGTGAAGCTCCAGGCGAGCGCAAAGGCCCTGGCATCTGGCGCCCGGGCGGTTATCCTTGCCACGGGCAACGGCCTGAAGGACGTCGAGGCCCCCCTGTCCCGCATCTCCATCCCACCCGCCATCGAACCCCGGCTGGAGTCCGTACCCCGATGA
- a CDS encoding nucleobase:cation symporter-2 family protein, which translates to MSNKPGVHPVDEVLPLGRLSLLGIQHVLVMYAGAVAVPLIVGGALKLPKEQLAMLINADLFACGVATLIQALGFGRFGIRMPVMMGVTFAAVSPMVVMAANPAIGITGIFGAVIAAGLFGVLIAPVVSWLLPLFPPVVTGSIISVIGISLMKIGINWAAGGPHPGIPGYGSLGNLAIAATVLVAILLIIRFVKGFFANIAVLTGIVLGMVICIGLGRVSFANIGAQPWFAIVKPFQFGWPTFQFGAVLTMCLVMIVVMIESLGMFLALSEITGKPVDQKQLSDGLRVDGLGTLIGGIFNTFPYTSFSQNVGLVGVTGVRSRYVCVMGGGILLALGLIPKLAFVVASVPVYVLGGAGIVMFGMVAATGIRILGGVDFQKNRNNLYIVAISIGFGMIPLVADKFFREMPKPLEPLLGSGILLASLVAVALNLFFNQLKRREEASEESIMATKASEA; encoded by the coding sequence ATGAGCAACAAACCTGGGGTCCATCCCGTTGACGAGGTCCTGCCGCTGGGCAGGCTCTCGCTCCTGGGGATCCAGCACGTGCTCGTGATGTACGCGGGCGCCGTCGCTGTTCCCCTCATCGTCGGCGGCGCGCTCAAGCTTCCCAAGGAGCAGCTGGCGATGCTGATCAACGCCGACCTCTTCGCGTGCGGCGTCGCAACGCTCATCCAGGCGCTGGGATTCGGGCGCTTCGGCATCCGCATGCCCGTGATGATGGGCGTGACCTTCGCCGCGGTGAGCCCCATGGTCGTCATGGCCGCCAACCCCGCCATCGGCATCACGGGCATCTTCGGCGCGGTCATCGCCGCGGGCCTGTTCGGCGTCCTCATCGCGCCCGTGGTGAGCTGGCTTCTGCCGCTGTTCCCGCCCGTGGTGACGGGCAGCATCATCTCCGTCATCGGCATCTCCCTCATGAAGATCGGAATCAACTGGGCCGCCGGCGGTCCCCATCCCGGGATCCCGGGCTACGGCTCCCTGGGCAACCTGGCCATCGCCGCGACCGTCCTCGTCGCCATCCTCCTCATCATCCGGTTCGTGAAGGGATTTTTCGCCAACATCGCCGTCCTCACCGGGATCGTGCTGGGGATGGTCATCTGCATCGGGCTGGGCCGGGTGAGCTTCGCCAACATCGGCGCGCAGCCCTGGTTCGCGATCGTCAAGCCCTTCCAGTTCGGCTGGCCCACGTTCCAGTTCGGCGCGGTTCTCACCATGTGCCTGGTGATGATCGTGGTGATGATCGAGTCCCTGGGCATGTTCCTGGCGCTTTCCGAGATCACGGGCAAGCCCGTGGACCAGAAGCAGCTCTCCGACGGCCTTCGCGTGGACGGCCTGGGCACGCTCATCGGCGGCATCTTCAACACCTTCCCCTACACCTCCTTCTCGCAGAACGTGGGCCTGGTGGGCGTCACGGGCGTGCGAAGCCGCTACGTCTGCGTCATGGGGGGCGGGATCCTCCTGGCCCTGGGCCTCATTCCCAAGCTGGCCTTCGTGGTGGCCTCGGTGCCGGTGTACGTGCTGGGCGGCGCGGGCATCGTGATGTTCGGCATGGTCGCGGCCACGGGCATCCGCATCCTGGGCGGGGTCGACTTCCAGAAGAACCGCAACAACCTCTACATCGTGGCCATCAGCATCGGCTTCGGCATGATCCCCCTCGTGGCCGACAAGTTCTTCCGCGAAATGCCAAAACCCCTCGAACCCCTGCTCGGCAGCGGAATTCTCCTGGCGTCCCTCGTTGCTGTCGCACTCAACCTGTTCTTCAACCAGCTGAAGCGCCGCGAGGAAGCGAGCGAGGAATCCATCATGGCCACCAAGGCGAGCGAAGCCTGA